GGACTCGGATAGAGAACATTTCCTATGGCGTGCACTAGATGCGTGATGGCGTCTTCCTCAATGACCAGCGTAAGGAAAAGCTCATCCTTTGCCCCGATCGCCTCATGAAACTGCCTGACTTACAGGGATACCCTCAAAGCTCTGGGGACTACACGATTGCGAAGGTGGTATTTAAGATTCATAAATTGGCAAGTGTGGCTGAAGGGTTTGTGAAGAGAGGCTGTACAAGAAATTATCAGATCTAGACAAAGGGATGCAGTTTAAGTAGGCTAATCTTGTTTAATTAAGGTTTATGAGTTCAGAAGCTGAAAAAATACCAAGCGGTTTGAAGGAGCAAGACATGGAATACTTAAATATGTTCAAGAATGTCTATTCAAAACAGTATCTATGGAAATATATCCCTCATACGATAGCTATTTTCCTCTTTAATGTCCTATTAACATCATATCAAGTTTCAGCCATAGATGCTGCTGGGAGGGCTCCTCTAGAAGCGGATCGCTCCGCTTTCATAGTAGAGGTTCCTTTCTATTGTCCACCCCTGAAGATTCAGGATGCTGCGGAATTAATCAAGCAGGAGCCTGAGCGGGTTAAAAAAAAATTAGGGAAGCGTCCAAAGAAGAGTGAAACCCATAACCAGCTTGTTTTTATGGAAACGGATTTCATGCCTGGTCATGAACCCTACAGAATTGCGGAAGATGAATTTAGGGGGTTTCTGAGGCTTTATACGCAACAGACAGAAACCCCTAACACACTAGTTGACATTCTTGAAAATCCTAGAGCTCATGAGCATGCTAAGCCCATGAAGAAAACGACGGATGAAGTCTTACAGGCAGCCTTAGAAAGTGAAACAATTCATGTAAACAAGTTCGTAAACCTCTTTCGTTCAGAAGCTTTCGGCGAATCCGCTGAAGAATCCAAAAGCCGTTTTGATCAATCAATGAAAATGGTACTTCTCTTAAATCGTTATAAATCCGTTAGTTCGACCCTTAATAAATCACTGAAGCGGTTTAATGGTGAGCTCGATAAGGATAAAAATATAGTTTTACTGAGAGGGTTCTGGGAACCAAAATGGCAAAAGAAAGTGAATGGACGTTGGTATGATGTGCCCCTTAAAGAAGTTCGGCATTTCTTTTTGGAATATTTGCGTCGTAATAAAGAGAAAGCCTTGGAATTTCTCATTGAAAACGAGGGTGGAGATCTTAATGGTGTGCCAAAAGGCAGACTCAAAGGTATATTTCCTACAGGAAAAAGTAAGATAACATTTAATACCCATGTACCTTATCAAGAACTCCGAGAAGCCATTCGGGTACACCCATCGAAATTAGCAATGGCAAAAGCGCTAAGAGAGAAGAATCAGGGTTCTACACTCTATGAAGGAGTTCATGATAGTGACCTTGTGGGACTGAGAGTTGTTTCAGGTGGTTCTTCTCTTTCGACTGCAGGTACTGGCTTATATAGCCATTATGAAAACGGGATTAGGACAAATAATTATCCTGACCTTATAACAACAGGATACTGTGCAGCTTGGGATGAACGTTTTAAAGAGAGAGGCTCGGACTACTTTTCAGCAGTCTCTATAGCAATTGAGGAGGATCGTTATGTGCGCGCAGCTCTATCTCAAGTTGACTCCCGGCTTGCCTACTATTCAGAGCCAAATATATTAATTAAAGTGCCATCTGATGAGTTAATGATGCCGTATTCATTTTTAGAGAGTCCAGGACAATGGTCTCTTGATTCAAATTCATATTCTTTCGGAAAATATAGTCCTCACGAAAGTTTAAATATTTTGAGAAGACTCTACGCAAGGGCTAACGGTCGACCTAAAATTGTGTTAGATCCATCCCACCCTGTTATGATGAGATTACCTGACCGTATGCTGGTTAATAAACATACAGGGACTCCCTTTAAAGTTGGGCATTATGATGAACAAACATCAAAAATTGTACCTGTTAATGAAAATGATGGTTATAACTTTTTAAAAATCTCAGAGAATGTCTCTCAATCACCGCTTAGCTTTAGGGATTATTCTATCGTTGCTTATACACAACTTGGTTTGGTGGGTGGTACATATTATATTACAAGTTCACAGTTTCCTCATTTGGCTCCAACCAAAATTATTCGACCAAATAGTGTTTTTACTTCTCTGTTGAGTACTATATTCAATAGTTACGATCCAATTGAATTAATTGAAGGCTTGCATGGATTGAAACAGACATTTCAAATAACGGATGAGTTTCTGTCAACGATGCAGGGGCGGGTTTATTACGTCTGCGATCAATATGAGAGACTTACTCAATTCTTACCGTTAAAATTTGCAAGCGTGAGTGATGGAAACGTGAATGCTAATCTAGAACAACTTAATAAATTATCAAGCAAAAGCCAGCAATTGGAAGGTTTAGAGGCCATATTTAATCCGGTCTTTAGAACAAGCCAGTTAGAAAGGCCTATGACGACTTTAATTGAAGCCGCTAAGGCCATGGGGAGGGCACGTAACCATCATATTAAACTCTGGTATAGTCCTGTGAGTTTACCAATCGTAAAAATCGAACCAAAGGAAGAGCCCCAACAGAAACTTGATACGGCATTTAAATCGGAAACTCAGACTTTGGTAACGTATAGCGAAGTAAATTATCAAATTCTACTAGGTAGCTTAAAAGCAAAATTTCCTCTTAAGACGATCGTTCAATGGGCAGGGTATAGCCAATCTAATGCGGGCCGTGATTTTAAGGCCATGCAAACTCATAGAAACAAGAAGGGATTATGGGAAAAGCTTGTTAAGGCTTTAAATGATGGGCAATATTCAATTGAGGAATTTCTCAAATCCAGCGCTCGAGCATAGGTATCTACCCTGGGATAATGCCACCACAAGATATTAGTAAGAAAGTATGACGATCTGTTCGTAAACCATTAAGCATGCACATGCTCTCGCTAACGCTTCCTTCCACCAGGTTGACTACTGAAGGAAATTCCAAATGTTTGGGGTATCCAACGGGGCTATGGAGAACATCTTCTATGGCGCTCACCATATCTGTTATGGCGTCTCCTTCAATAATCAACGGTGTGCAAAACCAACCATCCACCTCGATCGCCTCATGAAACTGCCTGACTTACAGGGATACCCTCAAAAGAGCTGTAAAAATTCACTTTGCCTTTACAAACAGCTTCAAAAGCTCGATGCCTTGCGGCGGATCTTTTTCTTTCTCTATAAACAGTAAAACACCGGATGCTTTATCAGAGGGGATGAGAGCGTCAAGTTCTGCTTTTGGAACTTCGAAGAAGGTCATCAATGTGTTGAGTGCACTTACAAATGTGTAAATTTCAGTTGTTTTCAGCAAATTTAGATATTCAGCTTTGATTCTAGGTAAAAGAAGACTATAAATTTGTGGGTGCTCTTTCATTTCGGATAGGTGCATGGTTGTCTCCACGGGGGAGCTGCCAGGAACCATTTGTGCATCTTGATTTGCTTTTTTTATTACCTGCCCTTGCGTTAGGATGCGTCCAAGCTTGATGAGTGTTTTGACATCATTCTCGCTTAAAGGGGGACCGGGAGGATAACAGGTTGGTGGATAACTCATAATCAACGTGTCATTGACTAATTTAAGGCCAAAGCCTGCCTTATAATAGGTCGCAATGAGAATTGAATGGTTCAAGGTACTTGACGTTGTCAACGAATATTGGGCATAAATCCCTCGAAAAGTGGTTTTAACCATACCATTCGCATCCAGCCCTTCAGGTTGCTTTTGAAACTCAAGGGGCTTAAAGAAAAACTTATTACCAATCATTGGTTTAACCAGACCGTCAAGAATGAGAGTCAAAGCATCCACTAAAAGACCTTTTCCGCGATTCTCCGACTTCAAATGTGCGTCTACTTTTAAAAGACCCTCAAGGGTATCGCTTCCATAGATAAAGCGTGAAAATGCGAGACGACCAATAGTAAACCGATAAGGCAAATCAGATATTCGATAGTTTCTAAAATAGATGGGCAGTTCAAATTCCTTGGCATCGTTCTTCGATTTTGCGAGCGCGAGAGCTTCCTCTCTTGTTTCGCCACAGATGGCTGAAATGCCCTCCTTCGCGGCATCGACATAAAGATCCCTCAGTAGGTTCTTTTCCGTTGTGCAATCACGAACTTGCTCTAAACTGACTTTCTCACCCTCAATAATCCTAATTTCTTCTAATGTAAGCTTATGTTTTTTGGTGCTTTCATGAAAAGTTACGTTAACATTTTTCTTGGGTGAAGGTGATCTTTTCAGGGCGGAGCGTGTTGGTGACGCTTCCTTTTCTGGCGACACTTTTGCACGCTTTTGGGTAGGCTCCATTGTTAGAACAGGCTCATCTCCTGTCAAATCTATGAACTCATACATTTTTTTTTCCGCTGTATGTGTCTCATGACAGCAGGCCAATAGGAACAGAAATGCGACCACAGTTCTCATGATTTTCGAGTCTTTCTAAGATTTGTTGGGTACAACAGAGTTATATCAAAAAATTGGGGCCAACACAAAGAGATAGCTATTTGATCATGAAATATAAATATAGTAAAATTCACCCAGTCCACAAAGGATCGGAAGGAGCAACTTTGAAAATTAAAAAGAAATGGCTATCAATTTCTGTTAGGGCCACCTTCGTATTCAGCTTGTTTTTGGTGCAAACTTCTTCGGTTTATGGTGAGTCCGAGAAGGAAGACCCAAATCCATATGTTAGGCGTGTTGTGTTAGAAGATAACACCATATACTTACGAGCTTTGGCGCGGGAAGCGCTTGTCGAAGCAAATATTGCCTGGCATCAGGCTTGGATTGATAAAGCGGAGGCTTTAGAAGCTAAACATCTCCTTGATGTCGCTTTCCGCTTGGGAGATCAAGAAGCCGTGATGAGATTGATCCATGTTTGGTCAGATAACATTTATGGCTATCACGTTAATGAGAGAATGACGAATGAATCGAGTATGTTGAACGATATTTTGGTCAACCTTGGTCACCCCAAGGCGGTCAGGAGAGCTGTTTATGGATACTCTTATCAGTTATTTGGGTACGAGCTTAATCCCGCACGGGCGAAGCAATTGATTGATATGCATGCAAGAAATGGAAAGGAATGGGCTATTAAGCTCATGCTCATAGGTTGGGCTCACGGTGTCTATGGGATTGAAAAAGCTCAAGAGAAAGCGTTGACATGGAATAATGAACGAATCGGCAGAGGTGATAAAGAGGCTCTGAAAAGAAAGGTCGATGATCTTGGTCTACCCAATAATGATTATGGATACGGTTTTAACCCAACAGAAGCAAACCGACTTGTTAGAGTACATGCAGAGCGTCAAGAAATATGGGCCCTTAAAAGGATGGCGATTGGTTACAGCACTGGCACTTATGGGTTTAAAATTAATCATAAAATGGCCAGCAGAATAAATGAAAAACTCCTAAAAATAGGATATATGGGCGCGAGGAAGCGAGCCGTGATTGGGTATATTTGGGGCTGCAATGGCTATGTCCAGGATGTTGACTTAGGTTACGAACTTGCCAGACGATGGTCCATTTATGATTTTGACCAAGGTAGATATTTTAAAGCATATTATAATGCGTCTACTGGATGAGGCTTACCGTATTATTCTTTGGTGAATTCACCTCCAAGCTGACAGGACGTGACGCCAAGGGCGGACAGCGGTCGGGGAGATTGCCCTCATTGAGCCAAGAAGGATAGTCATCCTTGTTAAGCACAAAAGGCATTCTGTTATGGACAGGCGTGACAGATGCTTCTGCTGCCTTCGTGATGAGTGTGAAACTCAAGATATTTTCTGCTTCCTCATCGAAATAGTTCCAAATACCTGCAAAAGCAAATAATGGCTCATTCTTTTGATAAAAATAATAGGGTTGTTTGGGGGTTGTTTTTTGGTCCCATTCGTAAAAACCACTCGCGGGGATCAAGCATCGCCTCCGTTGAAATGCGCCTTTAAAAAAGGCATTCTCACTAATCGTTTCAAGACGCGCATTAATGGGTCGCGGGCCATCTTTAACGTTTTTTGCCCAGGTGGCAATGAACCCCCATTGCATCATCGATAGTTCTTTTTCTCTTTGATTATCAAAATGAATAACGGGCACGGATTGTGAAGGGGCGATATTATAAGATTCAAACTTAAAGTCACCAGGCTTGATGATCCCAAATACTTGAGCCAAAGTATCAGATGTTAAATCAAGGGTGAAACGACCGCACAAAACACCTCTCCATGATAATGGGGAATCAACTTTCCAATACTCATGGTAGGGGCAACTGGTTAACAAAGGGTGAAGGCGGTTTTCAGCGTCTTTGTCAAATTCGTGTTTATTAGAAAGGGAAATCAGACTAAGATCATATACCAGAGGAGCCAAAGAACCTCCAAGAAAATAGATGAAAGCATTCACCCTGATGACAGATGAGGACAAAGAGCCACCAGCTCTTGATTTAAATGAAAATTTTCTGCAGGCGCTAGAGCTGATGGAACGTACACAGCTCAATTTGTTTATTACAGGACGGGCGGGTACGGGTAAATCGACACTCCTTAATTATTTTAAAGAAAAGACGCAAAAAAACATCGCGGTTCTTGCGCCCACAGGCGTTGCAGCGTTGAATGTGCAAGGGCAAACGATCCATTCTTTTTTCAAGTTCAAACCAACAGTGACCCTGGGGGCGGTCCGACGACTCTCCAAGGAAAAGGATCGGGAGATTTACGCAAACCTCGACGCCATTGTGATTGATGAAATATCCATGGTTCGAGCAGATTTGATTGATTGCGTCGATCGTTTTTTGCGTCTCAATGGTAAGAACCCTGAACTGCCCTTTGGGGGACTTCAAATGATTTTTATTGGGGACTTATTCCAACTTCCCCCCGTTGTGACGTCTGATGAGAAAGAAGTATTTGAGGCACACTACCCGAGTCCTTATTTTTTTAGTGCCAATTTTTTTGAGACTTTTTGTATGGAGTTGATTGAACTCGATAAAATTTATCGGCAAAAAGACGACAAGTTCATTCATTTGCTGAACGCCATTCGAAATCAAACATTTACAAGAGCTGATATCGATCTCCTGAACACGCGGGTTGATGAAGACTTCGAACCGCCAGAGGAAGACTATTTCGTTTATTTGACGCCCTATACGGCCAATGCCCAATCTCTCAATGAAGAGAAGCTTTCAAAATTGCCTGGCAGGCTCCATCAATTTCAAGCTGATATTGAGGGTGATTTTAAGAAGGACTGCTTCCCAACGCTCCCCGTCCTCAACATCCGCCCCCATTCTCAAGTTATGATGGTCAACAATGATCCCAGAGGTCGATGGGTCAACGGAACCATGGGGAAGGTGGTCTCCATTGAAGAGAGGGACAACAAAGAATCCGTGGTCGTGAAGTTGGAGACCGGGAAAAAAGTATGGATTGCTCCGAATAAGTGGGAAATATCGCAATTTTTCCTTGAAGAGGGACAGATCAAGACAAAGGTGGTTGGTTCTTTTACGCAGTATCCCCTTGCACTTGCTTGGGCGCTCACCATTCACAAAAGTCAGGGCAAGACCTTTGAGAAGGTCGTCTTTGATATTGGCAGAGGGGCCTTCACGCCAGGCCAAGTTTATGTGGCTTTAAGTCGCTGTACGACTCTTGAGGGGCTCATTTTAAAGAAGCCTATTCAACAGAACCACATGTGGATGAACAAGGAAGTTGGCAGGTTCTTAATTCAATTAGAAGCTCAAAAATCAGAGGAGAAACATCCCCTGACGAGTAAGGTTGCGCGTATCGAGGAAGCGATCAAATCAAAGACACCGATAACCATGACTTACCGAAAGGCTGATGATCAAAAAGTAACGATCAACGTAACGCCCTTGCACATGGGCGAAATGACTTATCAGGGCCAGTCGTATTTAGGATTTGAGGGAAGTTTCCAAGAGTCTCATGGAAATGATAAAAGAGTGTTTCGGGTGGATCGGATCGTTGATCTAGACATGACACCACGGATTTCATAAGTCTCCACAATTGTTAGGGGTGTACAGAATTAATGAGGACTAACAATGAATAAATTATTGATTCGACCGTATGGTCAAAGCGACATTGAGTCTATTATTAACATCTTGGAAAAGGTCGGTTGGGCTGATCAGTACATTAAGGGGCAAAAGAAGGCAATTGGTAAATTACTTGAAGATGAAGAAGGCGAGGTATGGGTTGCTGTCCTCTCAAATCAGATTGTTGGATATATCCAA
This window of the Alphaproteobacteria bacterium genome carries:
- a CDS encoding AAA family ATPase, which produces MTDEDKEPPALDLNENFLQALELMERTQLNLFITGRAGTGKSTLLNYFKEKTQKNIAVLAPTGVAALNVQGQTIHSFFKFKPTVTLGAVRRLSKEKDREIYANLDAIVIDEISMVRADLIDCVDRFLRLNGKNPELPFGGLQMIFIGDLFQLPPVVTSDEKEVFEAHYPSPYFFSANFFETFCMELIELDKIYRQKDDKFIHLLNAIRNQTFTRADIDLLNTRVDEDFEPPEEDYFVYLTPYTANAQSLNEEKLSKLPGRLHQFQADIEGDFKKDCFPTLPVLNIRPHSQVMMVNNDPRGRWVNGTMGKVVSIEERDNKESVVVKLETGKKVWIAPNKWEISQFFLEEGQIKTKVVGSFTQYPLALAWALTIHKSQGKTFEKVVFDIGRGAFTPGQVYVALSRCTTLEGLILKKPIQQNHMWMNKEVGRFLIQLEAQKSEEKHPLTSKVARIEEAIKSKTPITMTYRKADDQKVTINVTPLHMGEMTYQGQSYLGFEGSFQESHGNDKRVFRVDRIVDLDMTPRIS
- a CDS encoding SOS response-associated peptidase, which translates into the protein MAPLVYDLSLISLSNKHEFDKDAENRLHPLLTSCPYHEYWKVDSPLSWRGVLCGRFTLDLTSDTLAQVFGIIKPGDFKFESYNIAPSQSVPVIHFDNQREKELSMMQWGFIATWAKNVKDGPRPINARLETISENAFFKGAFQRRRCLIPASGFYEWDQKTTPKQPYYFYQKNEPLFAFAGIWNYFDEEAENILSFTLITKAAEASVTPVHNRMPFVLNKDDYPSWLNEGNLPDRCPPLASRPVSLEVNSPKNNTVSLIQ